One Vanessa atalanta chromosome 6, ilVanAtal1.2, whole genome shotgun sequence genomic window carries:
- the LOC125064801 gene encoding echinoderm microtubule-associated protein-like CG42247 — MSRRVTRPRQNLRPQVAAEPAPAPEPVPTTEQDQQPPSDDEKSSEWRPSRPASPPQRQDDISEGSEATVRPVRPEPTSRYANLNYWKARRVTFYRNGDPFHPGVEFRFKLGRDLVSMDALLDRLSERLELPRGARFIFGMDGDRKYRLEELEDGASYVVSSYKTFKAASYGKKNGMWYGGTATGTSGWSRAGTRKQSVAESDAPPPGGGKSTSGRVIRIINNMDHSIQCRVLLNLRTTQPFEEVLEDLGQVLKMSGAKRMYTITGQEVRSFSQLRNEFADVETFYLGTAMVPSALSPGISAPLPIESPIRRSRSRGNVAALPVSEDTRGRRARSKSRPRVLYAPEGEIIRNSDYTLLEVLKEEPIRVTIRGLRRTFYPPIHHAPIDNTPPEKKMQLEWVYGYRGADSRRNLWVLPTGELLYYVAAVAVMYDRDEESQRHYIGHTEDIQCMELHPSRELVASGQRAGRGRRAQAHVRIWSTDTLQTLHVFGMAEFEAGVSAVAFSQLNGGSYVLAVDAGRESILSVWQWQWGHLLGKVATLQEELTGAAFHPLDDNLLITHGKGHLAFWNRRKDGFFERTDIIKPPARTQVTALQFEQDGDVVTADSDGFITIYSVDSDGAYFVRMEFEAHIKGISSLVMLSEGTLISGGEKDRKIAAWDSLQNYKRITETKLPESAGGIRSIYPQRPGRNDGNLYIGTTKNNIMEGSLQRRFNQVIFGHHKHLMGVAVHPDDEMFATAGHDKNIALWKGHKLIFATQVGYECVSLAWHPGGGALAAGSTEGHLVILNAEAGAHVATLRVCGSPLNCLQYNSAGDLLAIGSQNGSIYLFRVSRDGFSYKKSNKIRGAQPLVQLDWSLDGSYLQTVTADYDLSFWDIKALSPEKSPIAMKDVKWFTYNSTVGFLVSGMWNNRFYPMTSLITTASRSSAHDLLISGDSDGYLRLFRYPCASPKAEYNEAKVYSGSVYSARFLFNDRCMVTSGGSDAALMLWELVDD; from the exons ATGTCGCGTCGAGTAACTAGACCGCGTCAAAACCTCCGTCCTCAGGTTGCCGCAGAACCGGCTCCGGCGCCAGAACCGGTACCTACGACCGAACAGGACCAGCAACCACCTTCCGATGACGAAAAGTCATCTGAATGGCGTCCCTCCCGTCCAGCATCACCACCTCAGAGACAAGATGACATCTCCGAAGGCTCGGAAGCCACGGTTCGTCCGGTGAGACCGGAACCGACAAGCCGCTATGCTAACCTAAACTACTGGAAGGCGAGAAGGGTCACTTTTTACAGAAATGGAGATCCATTCCATCCTGGTGTCGAATTCCGATTTAAATTGGGGAGGGACTTGGTATCTATGGACGCGTTACTCGATAGATTGTCGGAGAGGTTGGAACTCCCCAGAGGAGCGAGATTCATCTTCGGAATGGATGGTGATAGGAAGTACCGACTTGAAGAACTGGAGGACGGAGCATCATACGTCGTTTCTTCGTATAAGACTTTtaag GCTGCCAGTTACGGGAAAAAAAACGGTATGTGGTACGGCGGGACGGCGACTGGGACGAGCGGTTGGTCCCGCGCTGGTACACGCAAGCAATCCGTCGCTGAATCTGATGCCCCACCCCCTGGTGGTGGCAAGTCTACTAGTGGAAGAGTAATTAGGATCATAAATAACATGGATCATTCTATTCAg tgtcGTGTTTTGCTCAATCTTCGCACGACACAACCATTTGAAGAAGTTTTAGAAGATTTAGGGCAAGTTTTGAAAATGAGCGGAGCAAAACGAATGTACACAATTACTGGACAAGAG GTTAGGAGTTTTTCTCAGCTACGCAATGAATTCGCCGACGTAGAGACATTTTATTTAGGTACAGCAATGGTACCATCGGCTCTAAGTCCGGGAATAAGTGCTCCACTGCCAATAGAATCTCCGATACGAag ATCACGTTCAAGAGGAAATGTAGCTGCACTGCCAGTATCCGAGGACACAAGAGGACGGCGTGCGAGGAGCAAAAGCCGTCCAAGAGTCCTTTACGCCCCAGAGGGAGAAATTATCCGTAACTCAG ATTACACCCTTTTAGAAGTACTGAAAGAGGAACCCATCAGGGTGACGATTCGCGGATTACGACGAACATTCTATCCGCCTATCCATCATGCGCCGATCGACAATACGCCCCCAGAAAAGAAAATGCAACTCGAATGggt GTACGGCTACCGTGGGGCAGATTCTCGGCGCAATTTATGGGTTTTACCGACCGGAGAACTGTTGTACTACGTCGCCGCGGTTGCAGTTATGTACGACCGAGACGAAGAATCTCAGCGACACTATATTGGACATACGGAAGATATTCAATG TATGGAACTTCATCCGTCACGGGAGTTAGTAGCGAGCGGACAGCGTGCAGGTCGCGGTCGGCGTGCTCAAGCGCACGTGCGAATCTGGAGCACGGACACGCTGCAGACGCTTCACGTGTTCGGTATGGCGGAGTTTGAGGCTGGCGTGTCAGCTGTGGCGTTCTCGCAATTG aaCGGTGGTAGCTACGTGTTAGCTGTTGACGCTGGCCGTGAAAGTATTTTATCGGTTTGGCAGTGGCAATGGGGACATTTACTTGGCAAAGTTGCG ACCCTGCAAGAGGAACTTACTGGAGCAGCATTTCATCCTCTCGATGACAATTTGCTGATTACACATGGTAAAGGACATCTTGCGTTTTGGAACAGGCGAAAAGATGGATTTTTTGAACGAACAGACATAATAAAACCG CCTGCTCGCACACAAGTAACGGCTTTACAGTTTGAACAAGACGGTGATGTAGTGACTGCTGACAGCGACggatttataactatttatagtgTTGATAGTGATGGAGCGTATTTCGTTCGGATGGAGTTCGAG gcACATATAAAAGGCATTAGTTCGCTAGTAATGCTATCAGAAGGAACTTTAATATCGGGCGGAGAAAAGGACAGAAAAATTGCAGCTTGGGATTCCTTGCAAAATTATAAAAGGATAACGGAAACAAAG ttaCCTGAATCAGCAGGTGGAATTCGCAGTATTTACCCACAGAGACCTGGCAGAAACGACGGTAATTTATACATTGGTACaactaagaataatataatggaAGGTTCCTTACAGCGACGATTCAATcaa GTAATATTTGGACATCATAAGCATCTAATGGGAGTAGCTGTTCATCCCGATGACGAAATGTTTGCCACTGCTGGTCATGATAAAAACATCGCTCTTTGGAAAGGTCATAAATTAATCTTTGCTACGCAG GTTGGATATGAATGCGTATCCTTAGCGTGGCATCCTGGAGGTGGCGCTCTAGCTGCAGGTAGTACAGAGGGgcatttagtaatattaaatgcCGAAGCTGGAGCTCACGTTGCTACTTTAAGAGTATGCGGCTCGCCCTTAAATTGTTTGCAATATAATTCAG ctGGCGATTTACTTGCTATTGGATCACAAAATGGAAGCATCTACTTGTTTCGTGTATCACGTGATGGTTTTTCTTATAAGAAATCGAATAAGATTCGGGGTGCACAACCACTGGTCCAACTAGATTGGAGTCTCGATGGAAGCTATTTGCAAACTGTTACTGCTGATTATGATCTGTCATTCT GGGACATAAAAGCATTGTCACCAGAGAAAAGTCCTATAGCAATGAAAGACGTAAAATggtttacatataattcaacaGTTGGATTTTTAGTGTCGG GAATGTGGAATAACCGCTTTTATCCTATGACATCACTTATAACAACTGCTAGTCGTTCTTCTGCCCATGATCTTCTTATAAGTGGTGATTCTGATGGGTATTTACGCCTGTTTAG gtatcCATGTGCTAGTCCAAAGGCAGAGTACAATGAAGCAAAAGTGTACTCGGGATCAGTTTACTCTGCTCGATTTCTGTTTAATGATCGTTGCATGGTAACTTCTGGTGGATCTGACGCTGCTCTCATGTTATGGGAATTGGTAGATGATTAG
- the LOC125064874 gene encoding alpha-ketoglutarate-dependent dioxygenase alkB homolog 4, with translation MKPRPCGCKGCRTCLVCETYYGADGLKNTIPLDKGKSYVYCPLCDKAWSGWDIDLYKQHPNHEGESIEYPGVYIKLDFISKAEEDQLINNIDEVPWDISQSGRRKQNFGPKTNFKKQKIVAGNFDGFPKFSKYLQDRFNDVDLLKGYEVIEQCALEYDPNKGASIDPHIDDCWIWGERIVTVNVLSDSVLTMTPFKGDKKKYNLICAESYPPVVHTDGSINLEFIDKGPSMLEVCKPLKDNDVIIRIPMIRRSLLIIYGESRYHWEHAVLREDIKTRRVCLAYREFTPPYMNNGTHNVIGHEIRNKAKNFWDHQERYKNCLQDIAINKLSI, from the exons ATGAAACCACGACCCTGTGGATGTAAGGGCTGCAGAACGTGCCTTGTTTGTGAAACGTATTACGGCGCAGATGGTCTTAAAAACACAATACCTCTTGATAAAGGGAAGAGTTATGTATACTGTCCCCTGTGTGATAAAGCGTGGAGCGGCTGGGATATAGACCTGTACAAACAACATCCAAATCATGAAGGTGAATCGATAGAATATCCGGGCGTTTATATAAAGCTGGACTTTATATCAAAAGCCGAAGAAGatcaacttataaataatatcgatgAAGTTCCCTGGGACATTTCGCAGAGCGGGCGGCGTAAACAAAACTTCGGGCCAAAgactaattttaaaaagcaaaaGATTGTAGCTGGTAATTTTGATGGATTTCCTAAATTTTCCAAATATTTACAAGATAGATTTAATGATGTCGACTTACTTAAAGGTTATGAAGTGATTGAGCAATGTGCCTTAGAATATGATCCTAATAAAGGTGCGTCCATCGATCCTCATATAGATGACTGTTGGATATGGGGTGAGAGAATTGTCACAGTAAATGTCTTATCTGATTCTGTCCTCACTATGACACCTTTTAAAGGagataaaaagaaatacaatctGATTTGTGCGGAAAGCTATCCACCTGTAGTTCACACCGATGGCagtattaatttagaatttatagatAAAGGACCAAGTATGTTAGAAGTTTGTAAGCCACTAAAAGACAATGatgtaataataagaatacCGATGATAAG gaGATCACTTCTAATTATTTACGGAGAATCAAGATATCACTGGGAACATGCTGTTTTAAGAGAAGACATTAAAACAAGGAGAGTGTGCTTAGCTTACCGAGAGTTCACTCCACCATACATGAACAATGGAACTCATAATGTTATTGGTCATGAAATCagaaataaagcaaaaaatttTTGGGATCACCAGGAAAGATATAAAAACTGTTTGCAAGATATAGCTATAAATaagttaagtatataa
- the LOC125064875 gene encoding 23 kDa integral membrane protein-like: MEIQNTQKMKFTKTETEYNMKSIRFLLLTITTMFIIIAGLMIVLGFSVYSHYHTFSFFYESAKTGRFFTPSILSIIMGMFLLIVTLFGFFGSLKQSTCLVNLYAFILALMLIGKLVVVILAFTLDTQSLRNYIYIPVTKYAADPEIAMEIDRLQVCLNCCGSNSYLDYVGMEFSSNQTTVVVSTHVNGDQVVVKVPETCCITRGDEFCTTMRANSCKAALVNLFVQNSSVIGVLGVSVMFIQLLGVIFALLLARCIRKMKSEKTLQTWKIKEQMILARQENEQSTHRTEDNIGDSVYIAHHECSTA; encoded by the exons ATGGAAAttcaaaatacacaaaaaatgaAGTTTACCAAGACTGAAACTGAGTACAACATGAAGTCTATAAGATTTCTGTTGTTGACGATTACTACTATGtttatt ATAATAGCAGGTTTAATGATCGTCCTGGGATTCTCCGTATATTCCCACTATCACACATTCTCGTTCTTCTACGAGAGCGCCAAAACGGGCCGGTTCTTTACGCCCTCTATTCTCAGCATTATCATGGGCATGTTCCTTCTCATCGTCACTCTATTTGGATTCTTTGGTAGCTTAAAACAAAGCACATGTTTGGTCAACCTG TATGCATTTATTTTGGCGCTGATGTTAATAGGAAAATTGGTTGTTGTGATACTTGCATTTACGTTAGACACACAGTCACtgagaaattacatttatataccaGTAACAAAATATGCCGCCGATCCAGAAATTGCAATGGAGATTGACCGTTTACAAGTTTGC CTGAACTGCTGCGGAAGCAATTCCTACTTGGATTACGTCGGAATGGAATTCTCATCTAACCAAACAACAGTGGTCGTGTCTACTCATGTCAATGGTGACCAAGTGGTAGTTAAGGTACCTGAGACCTGTTGTATCACAAGAGGAGATGAATTCTGTACAACTATGAGGGCTAACAGCTGCAAAGCCGCGCTGGTCAATTTGTTCGTGCAGAACTCTAGTGTGATTGGCGTTTTGGGTGTATCTGTTATGTTTATACAG TTATTGGGCGTTATATTTGCGCTCCTTTTAGCAAGATGCATCCGGAAGATGAAAAGTGAAAAGACACTACAAACTTGGAAAATTAAGGAGCAAATGATTTTGGCGCGGCAAGAGAACGAACAAAGTACACACCGCACAGAGGACAATATAGGAGATAGTGTTTATATCGCACATCATGAGTGCAGTACAGCTTAA